One Ctenopharyngodon idella isolate HZGC_01 chromosome 3, HZGC01, whole genome shotgun sequence genomic window, tgttttagatatttaaaaaaataattaatatatcatagatttgttgtggtggggtaaattaaacaTGGTATGAGGTGACatcacaatcgtgttgcattgtggtatatggagctgcctgaagcgtacatatgaagtagacggtcaaaatcgagggagcaAGGGTCTGTTCCCTCatccacttcacgaagtggaacacacttcaaaatggcggcagggattcccccgaggggaagtgcttagggaagtttgcgagtgcgcgtctaaaagtggagtggaacgcagtCTAGTACTATGCTGTAGTAAACAAACTCAaactcagccaatcagaacagatAAGAAGTCAATCAgcacattattatttaaacaaattagCAAATATCCAATCAGTATGTAGTGATGGTTAAAGCACCTTGTCCAACTTAACGTTTCTTTCATTTAAACTTTCAGCTCTTCAGATCTTTCGTGGCGTTCCCTGATTTTTTGAAGAACAGTACAGCGGAGTGGTGGGGAGAGCAgattaaagacttttacaaCAACGTCATGAAGTTTGACGGACTTTGGATCGTAAGtgctttgtttttgtcatttttcatgttGGAATGAAAAGTAAAgcaatttcattcattaaaagtGTACAAGATCTGTGCCATTACACACCATTGTTGCTCTTATCACAACACATCTAACTCTAACTGTAAGAATGAAATATCTCTAAATTTGAGGAAATTGACTCATAAAAGAATGTTAAGGATGTTGATTCAGGATTACATGTTACTTGACAAAGTCATGGTGAGCCGTGCAAGAACATGTGAAGGTTtatcatagccacgccctattTCCACGCTCATTTGCATgtcatcactgttttctccttTGGATTCATTGCATGATAACACTTTCATTGTGTTGTGATTCCTGAAGGACATGAATGAGCCGGCCAATTTTGTGCATGGCACTGCCGGAGAAAAGTGTCTAGGGGATCAAACTCTGGAAAATCCTCCATACATGCCCCGTAAGTTCTTATCAGCACATCCTGGCATGTGGACTTTACAACACTATGGTCAACATTTACTAGGCCTGCCTCCGACTGAAGATTTTTTGGTAGTTGTTCAGttaagccattagttgactaatcgcatgtttgtattaatttaattacttaagtATATATATGGAAGGAACTATAACCATAATGAACCTTTAATATGTAGCCTTTTCTACGTTCAAGCACACACATAAAGCATGACGCAAAGCactggcaaaagtaatgattatgaatgtgtcagaaaaaatagcaaggagacattttaatgatttattaataaactagtgttttcttaGTCAGTTTCGCATTCTCCGCAGTGAATGTggctttagaaagaaatgcacatttcataCGGATTACAAAAGCAGagagtatttgttttgttttgaattggttcatttaaaagtagatatTTCAAACTTTCTCTGTGAGGCAAGTAACCTATAAGCTgagtttcatttttgtgacatgcTCCAAAAAGAAGTTCATGGAGACTGAGACGGCAGAAAacacatcctgtttgttttctttattctaCAAAGGCACAAACATTTTCtcgttattgtgagtttacataaataaaagtagatcctttacagttttgaatgatgtattaatctgtctgtatgaccaaaaatgccagagtattttaagttgtttccgccGTTATCAGGAAAAAATGCCAGTGATCGCACCAGCGCCTCCATGTCTTGCAGTAAGCATGCTATATTTCAGCTTCGACAGAAACACTTGAATATGCAGCTAATAATAGTGCACAGTTAGAGCGAGCGGTCATGTAAAGTTGCTAATGataacatgtttcaaatgataagtaatatttgaggtcgatgaatgataggcaaatgtttgtatttcctgcccgacatactgtaattaccacatggaCCACCGTTAACCATCTGTCCATCACAGACTGTGTGACTTCCTGTggagtttctttttttatttctgcaactaacaaacaaataaattgtgGTCGCCTAAGCCTCTTCTCATTGACTAATGTTTAGTCGACTATTAAGGGGGCACCTgaatttagcactttctttcctaaatgaatctgccctatgtatgtatgtgatcTTTCCCAGCTCTGGAGTCCATGCACAGAGGTCTGAACCATAAGACTATATGCATGAACAGCGAGCAGATCCTTGCTGATGGCACACGTGTCAAGCATTATGATGTCCACAACTTGTACGGCTGGTCTCACACCAAACCCACTCACGAGTGAGTTTTCTATTCCTCCATATTCAATACTAGATTTATTTCTCGTTGATTTGGAAGGAGTTTTAATTGctgtgtgtgttggtgtgtaTTTAACAGTGCTTTGCTTAGTACCACTGGAAAGAGAGGTGTGATAATTACCCGTTCAACATACCCGTCTAGTGGTCGCTGGGCAGGACATTGGCTGGGAGACAACTACTCCAGCTGGGACCAGCTTCTGAAGTCCATCATAGGTGTGATGATGGGGATTATTATTGGGAAGCACAGCTAGCATAGCTAGTGCTCATATTTACTATAcgctattgttcaaaagtttggggtcagtacgttttttgtttgtttgtgcggcaaatcagcatattagaatgatttctgaaggatcatgtgacactgatgactagagtaatgatgctgaaaattcagctttgatcacaggaataaattacattttactatatattcacatagaaaacagctgttttacactgtaataatatttcacaatttttactgtatttttgatcaaataaatgcagccttggtgagcagaaagaACTATCAACCAATCAGCACGTAGAAGACACACCATCAGCTCAATGAGGACATACTATAATAAACTgcattgaccccaaacttttgaatagtatcATATACTAAAGGGGGTCTTCAATACTTGTCTGAGTATTATAGAAACTTCTTGAATCAGGCCAGTAACTAACCGCCCTAGCAACCAGCCAGAACATATTTTGCATGGGCAATCAACACAttagttttatataaaaatctaGTTCATCCTTGTCCTTTAGTTTTTGACCCATGTGGTGTTTTTTGTTGGACATGTGgtgtctttctgtctttcagGCATGATGAAGTTCAGCATATTTGGCATCTCTTATGTAAGTGCCTCTCTCTCGTCCTGCCGCAGCACTTGTGCTTTATTTCCTATCAAATAAAGACTGTATTTATTCATGTCCTTCTCTCTATGTCTCTTTTCCCTTCTCACTCTCCCTTATTTCCGCTCATGTTCCAGACCGGCGCTGATATCTGTGGCTTCTTTAACACTGCCGAATACGAGATGTGCCTGCGTTGGATGCAGCTCGGAGCTTTCTACCCATTCTCTAGAAACCACAACACCATAAACATGCCAGTAAGAACATGCACTCAAAAATATTTCAGTCTAAATTGAAGTTTTATGTAAGTGAATTACATCCAAATTTTCCATCCATTAGGATTACAtagttttaacataaacaaactaataaacttaatgtgattcatatttgtcagtcatacataaatgaaatagATAAGATGTAATAGTACGCAGAAAAATGCCCAGGTTAATTAACACTGCTtagtgttcatgtgtgtgtgcactacTGAGTTAAAGTACCATTGATGCAGTGTcagagttaatgagataattaagtgatgattgagcattaatgatgaacacctgctgttaacaagcagaatcactgaaggaaagagaaacacaaaaactacaactgacttcagtcacagccttagatgaaatcaattgaagataaaagacacccccagtttcacagacaaggcttaagctagtcctagactaaaatgtatgtttgagctgttgtaactgaaagtaacttgtactgacagatcttaaaatatatcagtgccattgttttgtctcaagatgcacaccagtaatgtttttttctagtgaacatttataaaagctatttaaatgtcctaattgaactaaggcttaatcctggcttaggctaagccctgtctgtgaaaccaggccttaatctctcaagatctgattaaacaactctaCAAACTCTACAAaacattaccagcttcactcaTTACTAActagactgactttatttctgtcatacgtctacagaagctcttgtgagaattaacagaggtttagatgttaatGATTTATTGAgattcatttgaagtcaccatctTTGAAGTCAGTGTTGGCTTTAATTTGGGCTCTTTACTTTACTGCATCAGTTgttctctggctgctgtaactgagtgtttataaaacacatCTGTTATGGCATACATGTCAAGAGAATGTATGATAAGGTGCTGAtggttaaaaggttagttcacccaaaaatgaaatttcactctcatgtcgttccaaacctgtaagaccttcattcatcttcggacacaaattaagatatttttgatgaaatccaaggttttttttaatcctctATTGAAAgccacattcaatgtccagaaaagtagtaaaaacattgttaaaaaaaagtcagcgcaattacagtggttcaaccttaatgttatgaagcgacgagaatactttttgtgcgcaaaaacaaaaataatgactttattcaacaaatttgtctctcctCTGTCATTCAGCTAAACTATTTATGTTAcagagcttctgtgtttatgtcCGTTCTTGTTTTCTTCAGAAGTGCTGAATGATGATAATCTGATGAGTTTGTGTGATCTTTAACAGAGGCAGGATCCCGTGGCCTGGGGAGCGGAGTTTGCTGCTGTGTCTCGTGATGTGCTGAATATTCGCTACACCCTCCTGCCGTATCTGTACACACTGATGTACGAAGCTCACGCTCACGGAAACACTGTGGTCAGACCCCTGCTGCACGAGTGAGTGTTTCTCACGAGTTCAGCCAAATAATTGATGAGATCATGTCCAGTGTTGATGAAATCATGTTCTGTTCTGCAGGTTTGTCACAGATGAAAACACATGGAAGATTGACAGGCAGTTCCTCTGGGGTCCGGCTCTTCTGATAACACCTGCTCTGGACCCGGTACTGAACACACATAGACACAACTCCACTATGATCACGCTACAAGCCAGAGTCTCCCGTAGTCATGTTTGAGTTTTGAGGTTTTGCTCACATACCCTGAACTGACACAAATGTGTTGTTTGTTCATTTCtcattggttttgttttgtaaagGGTGTTACTGTGGTCCGGGCCTACGTCCCAAATGCCCGCTGGTACGATTACCACACGGTGAGCATTTTATCAGCATGCAAATCTTTATTAGCAAGATTTTATTAGCATGTCAGTGAAAGAAGCAGTCATAATGCAGCTGGCTTCCAGACAAACTCAACCTGCGCTACTATATATTGGCTTCTCTTATCTGCTGGTATGTGATTGATCCACCAGGGTGAAGCTGTTGGAGTGCGAGGACAGTTTGTGGATATGGATACACCATTATCGAAAATTAACCTGCACGTGAGAGGAGGACACATCCTGCCCTGGCAGAAAGCAGAGAACAACACACACTACAGGTCAACAAGCTGCCCGCCATCTTTATTAAAACTTCTGACATTTCTCTAGAGTTGCATTGTATTTCCACTTTCAAAAGGGTTTCTTGCTCCACAAACAGTCAGtttttgtctcccaaaagaaagaagtgattctgaactgaaacaagtcgtcagtaattcagtcTTACTGAACCTGTGTAGGTTTGTAAgttatttgcataatgccagcctgtggtcttcattggctgaacagcatctctttgccccgccctcaaacactgtagttgtatctgagacgggaagagtttggtttgtgttgttcatgtcgagaagacgctgttttctgctgccaaaacAAATCCACTTagatgagattgatacggtaaaactgagaccatcgttactgttcgtatcactgtgtatcaagagctgaaattcagatatgataatgaggtTTCTCACAAAAGAGTgggaccaatcagagcagagcaggatCTCAATATTAGATATTAGATCCGTTTCAGatactgtgagaaaagagctgatgctgcagatATTAGATATCATTAGAAAATATTATTAGATGTTATTattggatattatgagaaaattaaaatgtttttgactttggatgtaaacctgttgtaggagactccaaaacaacattaggaacctttaaaatatcataatatGGCACTTTAATATGTTAATGTAGGTGATTATGTTTATTCTTTTGATGTCACAACACTAATGTAAtgttcactgttttgttttgtgttttcttaTTTCTTGTAGTCGTCAGAATCCTCTGGGTCTTCTTGTTGCTCTTGATGATGGAGGTTCAGCACATGGATCCTTGTTCTGGGATGATGGAGAGGGAATTGGTGagttatatttttgtgtgtgtggatgggAATCGTGAGGAATTTAATggttttgattgattttgaaTGATTTATTCAACGTTCAGAGTGAAATGTCCAATTAGGCGTTAAAAGCACATGCAGTTTCATCCGaaacagatgaatgtgaatCTGGAGGTGTTTTATTGCGTTGGTTGATGTACATATGGCAGcagttcagaaatgaaatgtccGGAGAGTGGTGCTACAGGATTAATGCTCGATCATGTTTGAAGATAATGTACCGCCCGACCCTTGACCTGCTGATAGTGTTAACTAAATCAAGCGTGagattaaaacatatttttctcgGTTTTTCTTCGCTTCACCAGGTGCGCTACTGAGCAAGTTTATGACATCAGAAAAGCCATatatatggagctggttatgtgatgcaaatgtcaaaatgtttacaatatttagtttttggagttttgcaataaaaaaaaaaaatgtaggtacAGTAGAGGCATGCATTtctgatattgcatttattactttttCCTCATAGTATTATTGGTAGCGTCATAATGTAAGGTCTCATCAGcattacaaacaataaaattatgTTCTGAATATGTATCTTTATATtagcttgtgttttttttttgatgtagaTCAGAGTAATTTTATCACagggtgttttttttcctgttcttCTCTTAATcttctttgttttcttctttctcCTTACAGATACTGTTCAGAATAAGCGTTTTCTCTTGACGACTTTCACTGTATCTTCGGTAAGTTCATATGATTTGAAGAAAGATATGTGTGCAGTTCTTTCAGATTTACTAAATCCAGTAGCGAATCAAAGATTGTCCGCCTCACTTAAAGCCAAACATCTGGCCATCACTCTCTATTTAACAGATCCAGATGGCCACTAGATGATACATAAATACTGAAACAACAcaattttctgttgtttttcattCTGTTCTAGTCAGATCTAAGTGACTGAATCTCAAGAAGCATGTCATAtgtcattgtgacattattttcatgataattaaCTACATTTCCCCCTCACAAAAATTCATTACTATAGTTTAACTGCATGTTTTACTGTCATCAGTTGTCATTTGCAATAGCATGTTTGCTCACACTGTAAATATGCATGTGTGTAACAGTTgtcctgtgtgtttgtgtgtataggGTGTTCTCACCAGCGCGGTTCCCACTGATGGTCTAGCTGAGGCCGACAGGTTGACCCTGGGTCTGGTGAAGGTGTGGGGTGTAACAGCGCCCGTCACTCGTGTTACCATGAGCGCGACTGGACAGCCTGACACAGACCTGGCATTCACATATAACGCTGAGGTCAGACGCTTCATACAAACATTTACGGAAGAACCACTGATACgattatgaaaaaaatgacatttatttcatttttattcagtttcagtaatttaaaaaaaaaaaaaagtaaatatatcaGTGTCGAATaatgtaaaatgtcatttaaatataaaaaattatatttaaaagttatttaacacatttaataattttatatgaaattttaaaatgaaaaaaaaaatctttatgtatttaagttttcatttttaaatatacatttataattgggtgaatctcatgaaaatgtcaataaaaaaaatcaatacaaagaaatatgcaaaaatatatCTTCAAAAGAGAGtttaattttttcatattttaagagatattattttaatgacaattaagcaTTTATAAGTCCAATTATaaaagattatattatattatatctgcGGCCTTTAATTTATCCTGGTTATATTTTACCCCAGAATCAGTAAGAAATACTAAGTTATATtgtgcttaatattattttttttatatttttaagagaTATTTTCATGACcactagcttttttttttagtacatttccagcacatttttattttggggtgaaccatccctttaaagaGGATTTGTGTAGTACCTGCTGACTGTGAGTATAATTTAGCTTTCGTTTTGTCTGAAAACTGCGTCTCTTCCTCTCCCTCAGGTTCAGAAGTTGCAGTTTGATGCGACATCACAATCTCACAGCACTGAAAAGCCTTTCACAATCACCTGGAACACAGCTTAGACTCGGATCGCATGATTATTGACCTTTATTTACCAATGTTCAGTCAACTAGTCCTTTATTTAGCATTTCCACCGGGAGCTTTTTATCATCTGGATTTGAAATGATTTCttctaaaataaatgttttgttctgttttggtttgGATCTCATATTGACAATCACAGCTTATTAAGGGGAAAATCTCTCAACTTCTGTGTCATGAAACATCAGCTCTGATCCTGAGTGAGATTTCTTCATTTCACCATTAGAAGTTCATCGCTGTCCATTAAGAAACATGTGAGAAAATGCAGTGTAACATGGAGAAAGATTTGAAAACTGCAATAAAGTGATTAAACCCCATTTATGATCATATGAAGAAACTTTCTTCCATTTCTTTGCTGCATGACGTGAGT contains:
- the LOC127509879 gene encoding sucrase-isomaltase, intestinal-like, translating into MGKRLLSGSDVTLMLLFALVSLLSAGEAEMIREVNGEAKSSNSSRIDCHPEAGSDQAKCEARGCIWKPSDVPKEPLCYYPETHGYIISNTVEKPSGITVDIVRNTDFPIQRSQSQDINKLCVEITYLSGQSLRWKIFDPANARYEVPVPLDLPAAPETEENNRLYRVQIQHKPFGIQVIRKGSKEIIWDSAMPGFTFSDQFLQISTRLASNYIYGIGETEHPSYSHDLNFHTYGLFAKDQPPGNKLNSYGLHPFYMGLEKSRNAHGVLLLNSNAMDVTFLPDPALTYRTIGGILDFYMVMGPSPEAVVQQYTEMIGRPVLPAYWSLGFQLCRYGYANDTEIADLYKDMKAAEIPYDVQYADIDYMERQKDFTLDKVNFKGLPALVDQMRAEGMRFIFILDPAIAANETEGSYPAFDTGIEKDVFIKWPPELSNDIVWGKVWPDYPNVTVDNSLDWDTQIKLFRSFVAFPDFLKNSTAEWWGEQIKDFYNNVMKFDGLWIDMNEPANFVHGTAGEKCLGDQTLENPPYMPPLESMHRGLNHKTICMNSEQILADGTRVKHYDVHNLYGWSHTKPTHDALLSTTGKRGVIITRSTYPSSGRWAGHWLGDNYSSWDQLLKSIIGMMKFSIFGISYTGADICGFFNTAEYEMCLRWMQLGAFYPFSRNHNTINMPRQDPVAWGAEFAAVSRDVLNIRYTLLPYLYTLMYEAHAHGNTVVRPLLHEFVTDENTWKIDRQFLWGPALLITPALDPGVTVVRAYVPNARWYDYHTGEAVGVRGQFVDMDTPLSKINLHVRGGHILPWQKAENNTHYSRQNPLGLLVALDDGGSAHGSLFWDDGEGIDTVQNKRFLLTTFTVSSGVLTSAVPTDGLAEADRLTLGLVKVWGVTAPVTRVTMSATGQPDTDLAFTYNAEVQKLQFDATSQSHSTEKPFTITWNTA